A stretch of Gorilla gorilla gorilla isolate KB3781 chromosome 9, NHGRI_mGorGor1-v2.1_pri, whole genome shotgun sequence DNA encodes these proteins:
- the LOC101136913 gene encoding LOW QUALITY PROTEIN: olfactory receptor 51F1 (The sequence of the model RefSeq protein was modified relative to this genomic sequence to represent the inferred CDS: substituted 1 base at 1 genomic stop codon) encodes MLQNQNTMEILSNSTSKFPAFLLTGIPGLESAHVWISIPFCCFYAIALSGNSVILFVIITQHSLHEPMYYFLSMLSATDLGLTVSSLSTTLGILWFEACEISLYSCIVQMFFLHGFTFMESGVLVATAFDRXVAICDPLRYTTILTNSRIIQMGLLMITRAIVLILPLLLLLKPLYFCRMNALSHSYCYHPDVIQLACSDIPANSICGLIDLILTTGIDTPCIVLSYILIIHSVLRIASPEEWHKVFSTCVSHVGAVAIFYIHMLSLSLVYHYGRSAPRVVHSVMANVYLLLPPVLNPIIYSVKTKQICKAMLSLLLTK; translated from the coding sequence ATGCTGCAAAACCAGAACACCATGGAAATCCTAAGCAACTCAACATCTAAATTTCCAGCCTTCTTGTTGACCGGCATTCCTGGCCTAGAGTCTGCCCATGTCTGGatctccattcctttctgttgtttttatgcCATTGCCCTCTCTGGGAACAGCGTGATCCTGTTTGTCATCATTACCCAGCACAGTCTCCATGAACCCATGTATTATTTCCTCTCCATGCTATCAGCCACTGATCTGGGCTTGACTGTTTCTTCATTGTCAACAACATTAGGTATCCTCTGGTTTGAAGCATGTGAAATCAGTCTATATAGCTGCATTGTCCAGATGTTTTTTCTTCATGGATTCACTTTTATGGAATCTGGAGTGCTGGTGGCTACAGCCTTTGACCGTTAGGTGGCCATCTGTGATCCTCTGAGGTACACTACCATTCTCACTAATTCCAGAATCATTCAAATGGGTCTTCTGATGATTACACGTGCTATAGTACTAATATTACCACTACTTTTGCTCCTTAAGCCTCTCTATTTCTGTAGAATGAATGCGCTTTCTCACTCCTATTGTTACCATCCAGATGTGATTCAATTAGCATGTTCAGACATTCCGGCAAATAGCATCTGTGGATTAATTGATCTCATCCTGACCACTGGAATAGATACGCCATGCATTGTCCTGTCATATATCTTAATTATTCACTCTGTCCTCAGAATTGCCTCCCCTGAAGAATGGCACAAGGTCTTCAGCACCTGTGTCTCCCACGTGGGAGCAGTTGCTATCTTCTACATCCACATGCTGAGCCTGTCCTTGGTGTATCACTATGGTCGGTCAGCCCCCAGAGTAGTCCATTCAGTGATGGCTAATGTATACCTGCTTTTACCCCCTGTGCTCAACCCCATCATCTAcagtgtaaaaacaaaacaaatctgcaAGGCTATGCTCAGTCTGCTGCTTACAAAATGA
- the LOC109028756 gene encoding olfactory receptor 51F1-like, whose translation MPHLSNTTSEFPVFLLTGFPGLEAFHIWISIPFFLLSTVTLLGNSMILLVVILEPNLHEPMYCFLFMLSATDLGLTLSTMPTTLSVLWFSAREIILNACIIQLFFLHSSGFMESSVLMAMAFDRFVAICRPLRYATILTDSRILKIGVAIVLRTLISLCPSLFLIKRLSFCKVNVLSHSYCFHPDALKVACSDSRMNSYGGLAVLILVTGVGTPCVALSYILIIHSVLNIISSEGRRKAFDTCGSHIGAVAVFYISWVVLSVVHRFFHKASPICPPTIVQHLFPWPLSAEPHHI comes from the coding sequence ATGCCACACCTCAGCAACACCACATCTGAGTTCCCAGTCTTCCTCCTAACAGGCTTCCCTGGGCTGGAGGCCTTCCACATCTGGATCTcaattcccttcttccttctgagCACAGTTACTCTCTTAGGGAACAGCATGATCCTATTGGTTGTTATTCTGGAGCCAAACCTCCATGAACCCATGTACTGTTTTCTCTTCATGCTGTCCGCCACTGACCTGGGGCTGACCCTCTCCACAATGCCCACGACCCTCAGTGTCCTCTGGTTCAGTGCACGTGAAATCATCCTCAATGCATGTATCATCCAGCTCTTTTTCCTCCACAGCTCTGGCTTTATGGAATCCTCAGTACTGATGGCCATGGCTTTTGACCGCTTTGTTGCCATTTGCAGACCCCTCAGATATGCTACCATCCTGACAGACTCCAGAATTCTAAAGATTGGTGTAGCAATAGTCCTAAGAACATTGATCAGCCTCTGTCCATCCCTCTTTCTCATTAAGAGACTGTCATTTTGCAAAGTCAATGTCCTTTCCCATTCTTACTGCTTCCACCCTGATGCGCTTAAAGTTGCATGTTCTGATTCAAGGATGAACAGCTATGGAGGCTTAGCTGTTCTCATTCTGGTCACCGGGGTTGGTACACCATGTGTTGCACTTTCCTACATCCTGATAATCCACTCTGTACTAAACATCATCTCTTCAGAGGGACGGAGGAAGGCCTTCGACACTTGTGGATCTCACATTGGGGCAGTTGCAGTCTTCTACATTTCCTGGGTTGTTCTTTCAGTTGTCCACAGATTTTTCCACAAGGCTTCACCAATATGTCCACCCACTATTGTCCAACATCTATTTCCTTGGCCCCTCTCTGCTGAACCCCATCATATATAG